A DNA window from Enoplosus armatus isolate fEnoArm2 chromosome 9, fEnoArm2.hap1, whole genome shotgun sequence contains the following coding sequences:
- the LOC139290501 gene encoding NADH dehydrogenase [ubiquinone] flavoprotein 1, mitochondrial-like has protein sequence MLPRRMLWGAVTRQVAPRLTYSTAAQPQVKPKKTKFGPLSDQDRIFTNLYGRDDWRLKGSLRRGDWYKTKEIILKGSDWILNEVKISGLRGRGGAGFPTGMKWSFMNKPSDGRPKYLVVNADEGEPGTCKDREIMRHDPHKLIEGCLVAGRAMGARAAYIYIRGEFYNESSNLQVAINEAYKAGLIGKNACGSGFDFDVFVMRGAGAYICGEETALIESLEGKQGKPRLKPPFPADIGVFGCPTTVSNVETVAVAPAICRRGGAWFASFGRERNSGTKLFNISGHVNTPCTVEEEMSIPLRELIERHAGGVRGGWDNLLGVIPGGSSTPIIPRHVCDDVLMDFDDLVRAETALGTAAIIVMDKSTDVIRAIARLVEFYKHESCGQCTPCREGVDWMDKMMWRFVRGEAAVSEIDMIWELSKQIEGHTICALGDGAAWPVQGLIRHFRPVMESRIAQYNKKNPPREPEIEMI, from the exons ATGCTGCCTCGGCGGATGCTGTGGGGCGCTGTGACGCGTCAGGTGGCTCCGCGTCTGACCTacagcactgcagcacagcCGCAG GTGAAGCCAAAAAAGACCAAATTTGGCCCTCTGAGTGACCAAGACCGGATATTCACCAACTTATATGGCCGAGATGACTGGAG ACTCAAAGGATCACTCAGACGAGGAGACTGGTATAAGACCAAGGAGATCATACTGAAGGGATCAGACTGGATACTAAATGAGGTGAAAATCTCAGGGCTTCGAGGCAGAGGAGGCGCAGGCTTCCCCACCGGCATGAAGTGGAGCTTCATGAACAAACCCAGCGATGGCAG GCCTAAGTACCTGGTGGTGAATGCTGATGAGGGGGAGCCTGGGACATGTAAAGACCGCGAGATAATGCGTCATGACCCCCATAAGCTGATTGAAGGCTGCCTGGTCGCTGGGAGAGCAATGGGTGCTCGCGCTGCGTATATCTACATCAGAGGAGAGTTTTACAATGAGTCATCAAATCTGCAG GTGGCTATTAATGAGGCATACAAAGCAGGGCTCATAGGGAAGAACGCCTGTGGCTCTGGGTTTgactttgatgtgtttgtgatgcGGGGAGCCGGAGCTTACATCTGCGGGGAGGAGACGGCCCTCATCGAGTCTCTTGAGGGCAAACAAGGGAAACCTCGACTGAAGCCGCCATTCCCTGCAGACATAG GGGTGTTTGGATGCCCGACGACAGTTTCCAACGTGGAGACGGTTGCTGTGGCGCCTGCAATCTGTCGTCGAGGTGGAGCTTGGTTCGCCAGCTTTGGGAGGGAGAGGAACTCTGGGACGAAGCTGTTCAACATCTCCGGTCACGTGAACACACCATGTACGGTGGAGGAAGAGATGTCTATTCCTCTGAGGGAGCTCATAGAGAgacatgcag GAGGAGTGAGGGGCGGCTGGGACAATCTATTAGGAGTGATCCCGGGGGGGTCCTCCACTCCCATCATCCCTCGCCATGTGTGCGATGATGTTTTGATGGACTTCGATGACCTGGTCCGAGCAGAGACTGCACTGGGAACAGCTGCCATCATAGTTATGGATAAATCG ACAGATGTGATCCGAGCCATTGCACGTTTGGTTGAGTTCTACAAACATGAGAGCTGTGGCCAGTGCACCCCCTGCAGGGAGG GAGTTGACTGGATGGATAAAATGATGTGGAGGTTTGTTCgaggagaagcagcagtttCAGAGATTGACATGATCTGGGAGCTAAGCAAGCAGATAGAGGGACACACCATCTGTGCCCTGGGGGACGGAGCAGCCTGGCCTGTGCAG GGACTAATTCGCCACTTCCGGCCAGTCATGGAGAGCCGCATCGCTCAGTATAACAAGAAAAACCCTCCAAGAGAGCCAGAGATTGAGATGATCTGA